The DNA region CACCGCCGGCTCGCGCCCGGCCTTGGTCAGCGCCGACCAGGGCAGCACGACGCCATCGCCGCTGCGCGGCCGCAGGCGGGTGGTGACCACGGCGCCCAGGTTCATCTGTGGCGGCACGTCCTGCAGCGCCACCTTGACCTTGAGGGTGCCGCTCTGCGGGTCGATGGTCGGGGTGATCTCGCGCACCTCGCCCTTGGCGGTCACCTGCGGCTGGCCGAGGAGGGCGACGGTCACGTCCTGGCTCTCCAGCTGCTGGTCGAACAGCGATTCGTAGACGTTGAACACGGCGTCACGCTCGCCCTCGCGGGCGAGGGTGAAGATCGGCACCGTGGCCTGCACCACCTGGCCGACTTCGGCGTGGCGGCTGGTGATCACGCCGTCGGTCGAGGCCTTCAGCTCGGTATAGGCGAGCATGTCGCGGGCGTTTGCGGCCTGGGCCTCGGCGGCGTCCAGGGAGCTGCGGGTGGCACGCAGCTGGGCTTGTGCCTGGTCGAACTCGCTCCGGCTGGTGTAGCCCTTGGGCAGCAGCTTGCGCTGGCGCTCGAAGGCCAGCTCGGCCTCCTTGAGCTGCGCGCGCTGGGCGGTGACGGCCGCATTGGCGGTGTCGAGGTTGCTGCGCTGCTCCTGCGGGTCGAGGCGCGCCAGTACCTGCTGCGCCTGGACCTGGTCACCCACGTCCACCAGGCGTTCGATGATCTTGCCGCCCACGCGGAAGGCCTGCTGGGCCTCGACGCGGGCCTGGATGTCGCCGGTGAGGCGCACTTCGGCGCTGAAATCGGCTTCCTCGATGTTCTGCACCAGGACCCGCTGCACGGGCTTGGGCGTCTCCTGCTCCTGGCAGGCGGCCAACAGCAGTGCGGCCAGGAGGCCGGTTGCGATGCGAACGTTCCTCGATGAGGGGGTATGCAGCGGGTTCATCCCTGGACCAGGCCTCCGGTGGCGAATGCGACGTGAATGGCGCCGAGCGTGCAGCGAAGCGGTGGCGCCAATGGCAATTCGAGGGAAGCGGCAGGAGGAAAGTTCAAGTCGGCAAGGCGCTTGGCAGTGAACTCATCGTCGCTGGCGCCAGTCAGCAGAGAGACACCCGCCAACGCCGAGGTAACCGACATGGCGCACTGGATCATCACCTACCACAAGGACAACAACACCTCGACGCTGGACATCGAGGCGGCGAGCAAACCGGATACGGAGGAGGCCAACCGCCAGTTGCTGGCGTGGGCCGAGGACAACCTGCCTGCCGGGGAGTATGCCGAGAGCGAGGACCACAGCCGCGAGCCGGCGATCCAGTTGCTCAAGCGCTACGGCATCACCATCACCGGCATCTCGCGTGCCTGAGCGTCGAATGCGACAACGCGACCGATCCGGGACGCTCACCTGCAAGGCGTGAGGCGGACGTCCCGGGTCGATCGCGTTTTTCAGTGCCGGCAGGGATCAGTGGCCAGGAGGCCGCTGAAACCCGGGCGAGGCGGTGACGCGCGCTAGTCGCCCGACGAGTCGTAGTAACGCCGGGCGGGCGGATAGCGCAGTTCCTGCTCGACGCTGCCGTCCTCCCCGTGCACCTTCACCGTGCCTGCGCGGTTCTGCATGAAGCTCTCGATGCTCTCGAGCAGTACGGCTTTCTCGCTGGCGGTCTTGGACGGGCGCGTCGCACCTTCCTTGCGCAACTCCCACCCCTTTTCCGTGGGGGAAATGTGATAACAACCCATGTGGATCTCCAGTTCATTCAACGTCGACGGTCTTGATGCCGTTTGCGCCCCCAGGCGCCTCTCAGGGACTTATAGAGCCGGTGCTGCCGGACAGGTTCCGCCTTTGTGCCGAGGCGCGCCCTTTCAGGGCTTGCGGCGGATGCGCCCGCGTGAAGCCTCCCTGGCGAGCGCTGCCAGGCGCTCGGCGTCGCTGCGCAGGATCGCCACCGTGCGGAACAGGGCTTCGCAGAGCTCCTCGTCGTCGATCTTCTGCGCGGCGCTGACCAGCGTGATGCAGGCCACCTGGTTGTTCAGCGAGGCGTCGTGCAGGGTGGTGCGCAATTGCTCGTCGAGCGGGGCGAGGGGCATGGTCAGTCGCCCTCCGGCAGGGCGGCGTCGCCTCCACCCGGGTCCTGCTCGAGCATGCGCTCCAGTTCATCGATCAACTGGCCATTGAGGGCCTCGAACTGTTCGTGGCTGGCCCAGTGGCGGGGGAAGAGGCCGGAGACGATGGTCAGGCGGCCGGTGCGCAGGTCGCGCAGGGACAGCACCACTTCGTCGTCGCGGAACTTGACCACGCACAGGTGGTTGTCCAGCCGGGCATCCAGCCTTTGCTGCAATTCTTCGGCTGAGGGTTGAAAAGCCATGGCTACGTCCAGGTACGGGTGGGTCCATCCAAAAAAGAAGCCCGACGCATGCCGCAGCGACCGGGCCTCAAGTTGGGATACGCGTGAGTTGTTATTGAGAAGTCCGGGAGCGCGTGTGAGTTCAGCCTTATTACGCTGCTGGAAGAGGCCGTTCGTCCGCTGCAATGGTTTCAATATCATCGAGATGACGCGCTGATATCAGGTGATTTCCCGGTCGCCTTCCCGTGCGGAATCGACGAGCACCATGGGTGTGCAGCCCGCCCCTTATCATCGCATCGCGCCTGTTCGCGATCTTGCAAATCGCCCGAATCGTGCAGATCGCCCGTGCAGAATGCATGGGCGCGTCCCCGCTCAAGGATGCGGGTTCCCCGGCTTTTTGGGTGGTTTGCCATCGTGCCGATATCAGGTTGTCGAGGTTTTCCTGTGCAGGGCGGCGAGAGGGTTCAGTGAAACCGCAGAAAACCTGTATTGGCATGTTTATCGCTAGCTGCCTGTGCTCCCCTGGGGGTTGAAGACCTTTTCCGAGCCTGTCTCACCGGCTTCCGGAGGTATCAGGATGATCACGTCCCTCGCTCATCTGACCCTGTACTCGCCCGCACTGGCCGAAGGCGTCGTGCGGCTCGAGCCGCGCGCGGTGACGCTCGACTTCGGCCTGGCGCAGTTCGAGGACTGGGCGGCGCTGGATGGGCTCGCCGGGCACATCAGCTTCGCGGGGGCGGCGCCGGAGAACTGGAACCGTACGCGGCTGATCGAACTGGAGCCGCTGGACCCCGGGCAGGACAAGGCGATTTTCGAGGTGATGGCCGAGCGGCCATCCATCAGGGGCGTGGACGGCGCATCGGTGTTCCCGGTACGCATGCTCTGACCCCCATTGCGCGCGGCCCGAATTCACGCGGCCGGCATGACCGTAACAAGGAGGCTGTTGATGAAAACTGCACTGTCTGGCAAGGAACTGGACCTGATGCTCGCGCGCGCCATCCCCAGTTGCAGGGTGGAAAGCCGGACGCTTACGGACGGCACCTTCAGCCTCTTCGTGCATAACCCGGCGACCCATGAACACTTCACCGTGGCCGGGCTCAACCATGTCGATTACCAGGACCCCAGCGCCGTGTTGCGCCTGGGCAAGCAGGTGTTCGAGGACATGGTGCTGCTCCAGGCCGGCTGCGGCAGCCGGCGCATCGTCAAGCTCGCCAGTGCCCAGGAGCAGGGGATCCGCCAGGCGGGCTGATGCTGTTTCCGCCGGGGCCGATCGTGCCCCGGTGAGCTGCATCACCCACACCCCCGGGCTGCTCCGACTGGAGCGTCTTGTTCCTACATGGGAATAGGACGTTCCAGTCGCTCGTCGCACTCAGCTTAAAAACACACCGGCCGACCTTGAGGGAACACCCCAGAAAGGAGAGGTCGTCATGGAAATCACGAGCAACCTGCCGTTATGGCTCATGCGCTCGGATACCCGGGTCGCCGAAGTGGCCAAGGCGGGCGAGTCAGCCCGAGCACTGGCTCTGCCAGAGGCACTGCCGCAGGAAGATCTGGATCGAGTCATCGAAAGTCATACCTACAACCGGTTGGCGCAATTGCCAACGAAGCCGCAGGTGAGTTTCGATCTTGAGATATGGGCCATCGAACAGGTGACGCGCCCGCCCAAGGACAATGCGCGTCCGCTGGAAATCATCGATGCGGAGCTGAACATGGCGCATGCGGGGTTTCAGGCGATCTACGGCAGCATATTGAGAGAGTTGTCGGGGCGGGAGCCGGTTATGCGTGACGGATTGGTTGGTATATCGGTCGATAGCGCAGGCAACATCATCGTCAGTAATCACAATGGCTTACTCAGGGATGATGTGGCGAAACGGCTGTCTGCACGAATGAACGCTTCCACCGAATTGCTGCAGTACGCCAATCGTTATGTGGAGTTGGCCATCGAGCGTATCGAGTCGGATATGAACGTGGACTTCGATGGGTTCGGCCGTTATCACTTGGACAAAAGCAATTTCTCGAGCGTTGTCAGAGCCCTTGAGTACAACAGCCTTCAGGCCCATCTGATCTCATGGGGTGTCGTACGTTATGGACACTGGACCGAGCGACGGATTCATCCGCCAGCCTAGTTGGAATGTGCGGGCTTATTAGCCCGCACAAAGCTCAAGCATCAACGCTCGCTCTTAAGAAGTGTCTGTTGACATAGATGCCCTAAAACTACGGAATTCTCTGGGCTGCCGACTCCTACACTCGGTTCTTCGTTAAGCCTTAGGTACCATGAGCCGTTCTGTTCCTACAGCGGTATAGGACGCTCTGCAGGCTCTCCCCGCTCAGTTTCAACTCACCCCGGCCGACCTTGAAGGGAATACCCAAAAAGGAGAGGTCGCCATGGAAATCAACAGCAGCCTGCCGCTCTGGACCACCCGCTCGGACACCCGCCTCGCTGAAGTCGCCAAGGCGGCAGAGTCGACGCGCACGGTGGTCACACCCCAGGAACGGTCGCAGGAGGATCTGGACAGCTTTATCGAGGCGCGGACCTATGACCGATTGGGCCAACTGCCGTCAGGTCCGAACGTGGCCAGTGATTTCGAGATATGGATAACCGAGCAAGTAAAGTGCCCACCCAAGGAGAATGCCCGCCCGCTGGAGCAGATCAATGCAGAACTCAACATGGTTCATGCGGGTTTTCAGGAACTCTACGGCAGGATGCTGCGGGAGCTGTCGGGGCGGGAGCCAGTCATGCCTGACGGCATGGTTGGGATATCGGTAGGAGGTGATGGAAAGTTCATCGTGCGTAACCACAACGGGCTACTACGGGATGACGTGGCTCAACGTCTGTCTGCTCGCATGAATGCTTCGCCCGAGCTACTGCAGTACGCCAATCGATATGTGGAGCTGGCCATTGAGCGCATTGAGTCAGACATGAACGTGAATTTCGATGGCTTGGGTCGTTACCACTTGGACAAGGAAAATTTCTCGAGTGTCGTAACGGCCATGGAGTTCAATAGCCTTCAAGGTCATTTGCTTTCATGGGGCGTCATACGTTACGGGTATTGGACGGAACCAAAGCTCTATAGGCCGGAGTGAGAGGCTTCCGGAAACCCAGCCTTGTAGGCTGGGTCCTACTTATAAATGGGCGATCAAGTGGCGATGTACTCTCTCAGTTTTAGCCTGCTCTGGCCGACCTCCTTGTAATACTTGAAAGGAGAGAACGCCATGGAAATCAACAGCAGCCTGCCACTCTGGACCACCCGCTCGGACACCCGCCTCGCTGAAGTCGCCAAGGCGGCAGAGTCGACGCGCACAGTGGCCACACCCCAGGAACGGCCGCAGGAGGATCTGGACAGCTTTATCGAGGCGCGGACATATGACCGGCTGGGGCAATTGTCGTCGGGTCAGAGCGGGGGCGGCGACTACGAGGTCTGGGCCTTGGAGCAGGCGAAGCGTCCATCCAAGGAGAATGCCCGTCCGCTGGAGCAGATCGACGCAGAACTCAATATGGCCCATGCAGGGTTTCAGGAACTCTACGGCAAGATGCTGCGGGAGCTGTCAGGGCGGGAGCCGGTCATGCCAGACGGCATGGTGGGGATATCGGTCGATGGCGACGGGAAGATCATTGTGCGTAACCACAACGGCCTGCTTAGAGATGATGTGGCGCAACGCCTGTCGGCACGGATGAATGCTTCTGAGGAGTTGCTGCGGTACGCCAATCGCTATGTAGAACTGGCAATTGAGCGAGTTGAATCAGATATGAATGTCGATCTGGAGGGGCTTGGTCGCTATCACTTGGACAAAAGTAATTTCGCGGATGCATTCGTGGCGATGGAATTCAATAGCCTCCTCCTTCATCTGTCTCAGTTTGGTGTTGTCCGATATGGGCATTGGAGTGAGCGCAAAATTTATCCGTAGTATAAAATAAGTTCGTGCGGGCTGCTCGCCCGCACGAATCAATTTAGCGTCCGCTACTTATTAGTGATTGCTGGCAAATATGCCCTAGAGTAATGTAGCTCTCAAGGCTGCCAACTCCTATATTTGAATCTTCATGTAGCCTTATAAATCATTGTCCGTAGTTATAATCTGTGCGCCAGGTGTTTTTGTATATTCCAGCGTAATCGATAAAGGTTGTATTCCAGTCGCCATAACAAGACCCTAGGTCTACAGTCCCGTGGGCCCAGCCATTGGCTTCGGTTTTAATTGGATGGGGAATATAGTTTGCTTGGCCGGATCGCAGATGCTTTATCAAGTAGAGTACGGGGGTAATTCCTTTTAATGGGCTTCCGGTGCTATCTGTTAAATACATGGACCATGTCAGTTGGCGATAAGCTTGTGTCGTTAGGTATTTGTACGGACTCGTTGACTGAGCTGAAGCCGGAATCCGCAGGACGTTTGACTCTCCCTCCAAATAATGTTTGCGCATAAATGGCGTTGAGCCAATTGTGAGTCGATAGCGAGGATAGGGGCTCCATGCCACGGCCGGGTTTGGACGGACCCTGACTTGCAAGCGATAGTTGGCTGCGCGTCCTTTGATATTCAATGGCGTGTCTTTTTTCTCCGCCTTCCACGTGCCTTCGTCATAAGTCTCCAACAACCAGCGATTACTCGTCCCAGCTTCCGCTCCCGTCAACATGAGCCGCAGCGTCTGCCCGCGAACACTGGTGAACGCGTAATAGTCGTAGTCCCAGGCACTGTCCGAGTTACCCGTGATGACGTTCAGGGTGTCGGGCAGGACGGTGGCCGACTCGAGGCTGTCGTTGGGTTCATGGGCATCGATCGGGGCGGCGACCAGTGCGCCGAAGCCGACGGGCGAGCCGTCGGAGGCGTGGGCGTTCATCAGCCAGTAGTAATGACCGGGTGGCGTGACGGCGAGGATCGATTCGTCCGCATTGCCGGGTTGGTTGGAATGCCCGACCAACTGGAGGTTGCCGTTGCCGATGTCTCTCAACAGGAAGAGTTCGAAGTCAGTGCCTGGGCTCTGCTCGGTGACGACGGCTTCGGTCTTGGAATGCTGGCCGATTTCGAAGTGGTAGCAGTAGCTGCCGCCTTGTTGCACACCGGAAAGGGTGTACAGCTGGTTGATCGAAAGCGAGGTACACAGCGGGGTGTAAGCATTGCTGCGTGCTTGCAGGCCGTTGCTTCTGCTGATGGGAGGTTTGGGCGCATCCGCTTTCGGTACTGATGAGACCGGGGGAGTAGCGGGGAGGTTGCCGGGTAATGGCACCTGCCGCAGGACGGCAGGTGGCGCGAAATGGGACTCGGCGGTAAGGGTGCTACCCGGCGGAAGCCTGGGGGTGTCGGCCAGTGCATTGGAAGCCTGGGCGCCAAGCATGGCCAGCAGCAATAGCTGGGGCGCGTGGAGCGTGGTTTTGAGGGCTGGCATCGGCTTCATCCTTGTGTCTGTGAAAGGGCGAGCGCAGATGCTAGGGCGACCCCGTCGATCACCTTCCGGTGGGGGCGTCAGTGGTTTTTTCCGCTGTTGTGGAGCAGGTGTTTGTATTGCAAGGGGTTGCGGGAGATGAGTAAGGAAATCTGACCGGCAGATTGCCCGCAGGCACATCAGGCTCAGGCCTGTTCCTTCACGGTGATAGGCGCAATGACGGGGTGGCCATGCCGCTGTCGGTAGGCACGGCCTGGGTCGCAATGGCATGCATCGTAGCGATGAGATCGCCCAGGCAGATGCTCATGTGCGAAGACGGCGTTGGTGTATGAGGCTGAGCCGGGCGCCTGCCAGCTTCAGG from Pseudomonas tohonis includes:
- a CDS encoding efflux RND transporter periplasmic adaptor subunit: MNPLHTPSSRNVRIATGLLAALLLAACQEQETPKPVQRVLVQNIEEADFSAEVRLTGDIQARVEAQQAFRVGGKIIERLVDVGDQVQAQQVLARLDPQEQRSNLDTANAAVTAQRAQLKEAELAFERQRKLLPKGYTSRSEFDQAQAQLRATRSSLDAAEAQAANARDMLAYTELKASTDGVITSRHAEVGQVVQATVPIFTLAREGERDAVFNVYESLFDQQLESQDVTVALLGQPQVTAKGEVREITPTIDPQSGTLKVKVALQDVPPQMNLGAVVTTRLRPRSGDGVVLPWSALTKAGREPAVWLVGDDQRVALQKVGAVRYASGKVLVGQGLQAGQRVVIAGGQLLHPGQQVEIARAEQAAEPDKAAAVREDRGEPAPQPQVEGSVPHE
- a CDS encoding DUF2188 domain-containing protein translates to MRKEGATRPSKTASEKAVLLESIESFMQNRAGTVKVHGEDGSVEQELRYPPARRYYDSSGD